AGAGGCGTTAAACTCAGCATCACATGGAGCAGGACGACAAATGAGCCGAACACAAGCGATTAAAACGCTAAAATCAAGCGATATTAAAGCCGTTTTATCCGATCACGGTGTAGAACTCATCGGAGCAGGAAAAGACGAAGCACCGATGGCGTATAAGGATATTCATCAGGTGATGGCTGCCCAAGGTGATTTAGTAGAGGTGGTTGCCATGTTTACACCTAAAATTGTCCGTATGGCTGATGATGGAAGTAGAGAGGATTAGTTGATTGTTATGGGGGATCAGTTAAAGGTTAAAGGGAGAATTTCCTGATTTAAGTAAGCCTTCTTTAAACGAAAATCCCATCACAAAGCACAAACCTCACAAAGCACAAATATCACCAAGAAACTCATTTCTCAATTTGTATGTTTTAATTTAGCGCGCTTATTGAAAGTAATAATGTAATCGCAATGAAAATGAATGATAAGCAAGAAACCTCTTGGATTGCATATCCCACTATTTTAGAAGGAGAACAGATTCGACTTATTCCCTTAGAGCTCCAACATTTAGAAGATTTATATCAAAAAGCCGCAGATCGAAAATTGTGGGAATTAGTTCCGACTGATTGTTCTCAACGCGAAATATTTTTTGATAATTATACGCAAGCGATAGCAGCAAGAGATAAGGGAATACAATATCCTTTTGTTATTCAACATAAACAAACAGGGGAAATTATTGGTTCTACCCGTTTTTTTGAACTGTATCCAGCAGATAAAAAATTAGAAATTGGCTGGACCTGGATTACACAGGAATACTGGGGGACAATCGTCAACTTAGAAAGTAAACTCCTATTGATGAGCTTTTGTTTTGAAGTTTTAGGAGTGAATCGCGTACAGTTAAAAACAAAAGATACCAATATCCGCTCTAGAAAAGCGATTGAAAAAATTGGAGGTATCTTTGAGGGGATTTTGAGAAAAGATAAAATACAAGCAGATGGAACAACTCGTAACGCTGCTTATTACAGTATTCTAGATGACGAATGGAAAAAAGTGAAGTCTAATTTAGAAGCGTTGATAGCACATAAAAAAAATAATTAAAAAACAACAAGCCACTTAATTAAGTGGCTTGTCGTTTTAATTTAAATATGTAATCATGGCTTCTTTGCGATCTGCTGCAGTTTGATAGGCCTTTCGAAGGAGTTGAAGGTGATCTGAAATATAGTCCCATAAATCATTTGCATCTTCTTCCAACCAAAAAGAAGGATAGATATCATTCGCCTCGCATTCTTCAGGTGAAAAGCGTTTTCTCATTTCTTCATCTGTGATTTGATTTAGTGCTTGATTCAACTCTTGTACTTCGGCTACTGTCAAATAACGTGCAGGACCATAGCCTACATCTTGATCTTCATCCAAAGTATGCCGACCAAAAACGAGATGTGCCATCTTTTGATCTTCGTATTCTTTGTGTTTTCCTCCTAAGAGAAAAGCTAGTACATTCCATGTTTTATCTAAATCCACATAAGCCTCATCGATATTGTTTTCATCAAAATCGCTGTAAATGCGTGTTTCAAATAGACTGCTGTCTTGGAGGTAACTTGTTAATTCTACTTCAGTCACACGAAGTAAATTGCCAATCATGCTCATAATTATGTTATTTGGTGGTTGTGATATTTTGTTATCGAGTTCAGACTTTCAATAGAACGTTCATTCTTAGGTTCCCATTTCGATGTCATCCCAATCTGTTTCTTTGTTTATTAACCATTCTAAAGCACGACGGCGTTCATAAACAAGACCTTCATTGATGGCTGCTTCTTGTCCTTTTAGGCGTTCATCCACACAATACCAATGCAAGCGATAGTAGAAATCCAGCATCGTATAAATATCTTCAGTGGTGTGCATCGTCGTTACTTCTTGTAATCGATGATTGTCTTCTCCTTCTTCTAAATTAGGTAACATTGAGGCCATTGATTCTTCATTCCATTGGGTTTCATCCAGATGAGGAATCATTTTCGTTGCCCACATCAAAGTCCATAACGCTTCCAAATACCAACGAAGGGTATTAATTTCATATTGATCTAAATCCGCTTGTGTTTTGGTCAAAATTTCTTTTTCCCAATCGGATAGATGAGCAGTAAGCTGATTGGCTTCAATCCATTGTTTAATTATTTCTACCGGAGCTTCGAATGAAATATTAATCAGGGCATTCATCACTGACATGCGACCAATTAATTCGTCTTGGCTGCGCAAATTGGGGTTTTCTAAAATAGGTAACCAATCAATGTAGCGGTAGTTCTTTTTTGCAATACGCGCAATATTAGCTTCTTTGATTGCGATACGCTGTTCTTCCGTAAGATTCATAGCAGTTGTTTTTGTTTGTGATAAAGATAAAAGAAATAAGAAACTTTATTATCCCTGATTTTGGGTAAAAGCATCCAATAGGAGTGCATATCGATCAGCGTGTAAATCGTGTCCCATATTTTCGACCAACATCAATTTTGAATGAGGGATAGCCGCGTGTAAATCCAAACCATGTGCTGGAGGAAAAATAGGGTCAATTGTTCCATGCATCACTAATACGGGGCATTGAATACCCGCTGTAATAGCAGGATTATACGGGGTAAAACCAACAGCTGCTACATGCAGTAAAGTTTGGTTGGGTGTTGGATTTCGATTGTAATCCTCTTCAATTAGTTCCTTTTCTTCTTCTGCGTTGAAGGGTACATCCGTACTTGAAATACGTTGAATAAACGCCAGTCTTGCTGCGAGATGATCCGCTTTAGCAGTAGAATAAGAAGGCAGCGGGCTCATCATTTGTTGCATCACTGTTGCCTCCGTTTGTGGTAAAGTTGGGTTGAGCGATGTTGACATGATAATCACCAAAGACAACACGCGTTCTTTATGTTGACTTCCTAAAATTTGTGCGACAATTCCGCCCATAGAACGCCCCATGAGGTGTGCCTTTTCAATGTGCAACTGGTCGAGGAGTTGAATCGCGTCTTGCGCTAAATCATATAGCGAATAAAAAGGAGGTTCCATTTTTCCCTTTTGTAAAGCAGCCATGAGTTCACCAGGATTCGTAATCGCTGGAGTGGTAAAAGTAGAACAACCCGTATCACGATGATCATATCGAATCACGTAAAACCCACGTTGAGCAAGTTGCTGACAAAAAAGAACGGTCCATCGGGTCATTGAAGTCCCTAAACCGCCAATTAAGAGCACACAAGGATCTTTTGGAGATCCAAAATCTTGGTAGCAAAGGGTTAATTGTGGAGTTTGTATGTTTTTCATTTTTTTATTTAAAATTCTAAGTAAGTGTTCATCCTCTCCTTATTTCCCATCAGCGATTTGTCTAAACAA
The window above is part of the Myroides odoratus DSM 2801 genome. Proteins encoded here:
- a CDS encoding GNAT family N-acetyltransferase produces the protein MKMNDKQETSWIAYPTILEGEQIRLIPLELQHLEDLYQKAADRKLWELVPTDCSQREIFFDNYTQAIAARDKGIQYPFVIQHKQTGEIIGSTRFFELYPADKKLEIGWTWITQEYWGTIVNLESKLLLMSFCFEVLGVNRVQLKTKDTNIRSRKAIEKIGGIFEGILRKDKIQADGTTRNAAYYSILDDEWKKVKSNLEALIAHKKNN
- a CDS encoding YfbM family protein → MSMIGNLLRVTEVELTSYLQDSSLFETRIYSDFDENNIDEAYVDLDKTWNVLAFLLGGKHKEYEDQKMAHLVFGRHTLDEDQDVGYGPARYLTVAEVQELNQALNQITDEEMRKRFSPEECEANDIYPSFWLEEDANDLWDYISDHLQLLRKAYQTAADRKEAMITYLN
- a CDS encoding DUF4272 domain-containing protein, with translation MNLTEEQRIAIKEANIARIAKKNYRYIDWLPILENPNLRSQDELIGRMSVMNALINISFEAPVEIIKQWIEANQLTAHLSDWEKEILTKTQADLDQYEINTLRWYLEALWTLMWATKMIPHLDETQWNEESMASMLPNLEEGEDNHRLQEVTTMHTTEDIYTMLDFYYRLHWYCVDERLKGQEAAINEGLVYERRRALEWLINKETDWDDIEMGT
- a CDS encoding alpha/beta fold hydrolase — protein: MKNIQTPQLTLCYQDFGSPKDPCVLLIGGLGTSMTRWTVLFCQQLAQRGFYVIRYDHRDTGCSTFTTPAITNPGELMAALQKGKMEPPFYSLYDLAQDAIQLLDQLHIEKAHLMGRSMGGIVAQILGSQHKERVLSLVIIMSTSLNPTLPQTEATVMQQMMSPLPSYSTAKADHLAARLAFIQRISSTDVPFNAEEEKELIEEDYNRNPTPNQTLLHVAAVGFTPYNPAITAGIQCPVLVMHGTIDPIFPPAHGLDLHAAIPHSKLMLVENMGHDLHADRYALLLDAFTQNQG